The following proteins come from a genomic window of Taeniopygia guttata chromosome 25, bTaeGut7.mat, whole genome shotgun sequence:
- the LOC100222004 gene encoding feather keratin 4-like: MSCYERCLPTSCGPTPLANSCNEPCVRQCQDSTVVIQPSPVVVTLPGPILSSFPQNTTVGSSASAAVGSALSAEGVPINSGSSLGFGGFGYPGLGSGYSRPYRRYNASRSGFYGPC; the protein is encoded by the coding sequence ATGTCCTGCTACGAGCGATGTCTCCCCACGTCCTGCGGCCCCACGCCgctggccaacagctgcaaCGAGCCCTGTGTCCGGCAGTGCCAGGACTCCACCGTGGTCATCCAGCCGTCCCCCGTGGTGGTCACCCTGCCCGggcccatcctcagctccttcccccaGAACACCACCGTGGGATCCTCGGCCTCCGCGGCCGTCGGGAGCGCTCTGAGCGCCGAGGGCGTCCCCATCAACTCGGGCAGCTCCTTGGGCTTTGGGGGCTTTGGCTACCCCGGGCTGGGCAGTGGCTACAGCCGGCCCTACCGGCGCTACAACGCGTCCCGCAGCGGCTTCTACGGGCCCTGCTAA
- the LOC100225898 gene encoding LOW QUALITY PROTEIN: feather keratin 1 (The sequence of the model RefSeq protein was modified relative to this genomic sequence to represent the inferred CDS: inserted 1 base in 1 codon), whose translation MFCMQDELGKHVPCAEGARGPGAVWDGIKGRASEXSLIHFSCLLLLGDTGSPPATAMSCYDLCRPCGPTPLANSCNEPCVRQCQDSRVVIQPSPVVVTLPGPILSSFPQNTAVGSSTSAAVGSILSEEGVPINSGGFGLSGLSGLGGRYCGRRCLPC comes from the exons ATGTTTTGCATGCAGGATGAGCTTGGTAAACACGTTCCGTGTGCTGAGGGTGCCCGTGGGCCCGGGGCTGTGTGGGACGgtataaaaggcagagcaagCG GATCCCTCATCCACTtctcctgccttctcctcctcgGTGACACAG GTTCTCCTCCAGCCACAGCCATGTCCTGCTACGACCTGTGCCGGCCCTGCGGCCCCACCCCgctggccaacagctgcaaCGAGCCCTGTGTCCGGCAGTGCCAGGACTCCCGCGTGGTCATCCAGCCCTCGCCCGTGGTGGTCACCCTGCCCGggcccatcctcagctccttcccccaGAACACCGCCGTGGGATCCTCCACCTCCGCCGCCGTGGGCAGCATCCTGAGCGAGGAGGGAGTGCCCATCAACTCGGGGGGCTTTGGGCTCTCGGGGCTCTCTGGCCTTGGTGGCCGCTACTGCGGCCGCAGGTGCCTGCCCTGCTAG
- the LOC100219169 gene encoding feather keratin 4-like has translation MSCYDLCAPTSCGPTPLANSCNEPCVRQCQDSTVVIQPSPVVVTLPGPILSSFPQNTTVGSSASAAVGSALSAGGVPINSGSSLGFGGFGYPGLGSGYSRPYRRYNASRSGFYGPC, from the coding sequence ATGTCCTGCTACGACCTCTGTGCCCCCACGTCCTGCGGCCCCACCCCgctggccaacagctgcaaCGAGCCCTGCGTCCGGCAGTGCCAGGACTCCACCGTGGTCATCCAGCCCTCGCCCGTGGTGGTCACCCTGCCCGggcccatcctcagctccttcccccaGAACACCACTGTGGGATCCTCGGCCTCTGCGGCCGTCGGGAGTGCTCTGAGTGCCGGCGGTGTCCCCATCAACTCGGGCAGCTCCTTGGGCTTTGGGGGCTTTGGCTACCCCGGGCTGGGCAGTGGCTACAGCCGGCCCTACCGGCGCTACAACGCGTCCCGCAGCGGCTTCTACGGGCCCTGCTAA